One Elaeis guineensis isolate ETL-2024a chromosome 10, EG11, whole genome shotgun sequence genomic window carries:
- the LOC105053118 gene encoding uncharacterized protein, which translates to MGTLVGHVAPGFGFLVIGLWHLINHIKLHSLHPNSYVAPPWFPTPILRYLELILIILGSLASISMELIIGPETHQPFDTDGTIPSNHLHNFEHASISLTFLIYAAFAIAFDRIKLRQRASMTQLLGAVAFGQQLLLFHLHSADHMGVEGQYHCLLQIVIALSLATTLIGIWLPRSFMVSFVRSMSIAFQGVWFIVMGFMLWTPSLIPKGCFINSEDGHQVVRCHSDEALHRAKSLVNIQFSWYVAAMAVFSMLLYLFLTKRYPEAPEYLPLVKEGGQEDDEDLESQKRLGESDSFVHMGKGIGAMELER; encoded by the coding sequence ATGGGCACTTTGGTAGGCCATGTAGCCCCTGGCTTTGGGTTCCTAGTGATTGGTCTCTGGCACCTCATCAACCACATCAAACTCCACTCCCTCCACCCCAACTCCTATGTTGCACCCCCATGGTTCCCCACCCCAATCCTCCGATACCTCGAGCTCATCCTGATAATACTCGGCAGCCTCGCCTCCATCTCCATGGAGCTCATCATCGGCCCGGAGACCCATCAGCCCTTCGACACCGACGGCACCATCCCTTCCAACCACCTCCACAACTTCGAGCACGCCTCCATCTCCCTCACCTTCCTCATCTACGCCGCCTTCGCCATCGCCTTCGACCGCATCAAGCTGAGGCAGCGCGCCAGCATGACGCAGCTCCTTGGCGCCGTCGCCTTCGGCCAACAGCTCCTCCTGTTCCATCTCCACTCCGCCGACCACATGGGCGTCGAAGGCCAATACCATTGTCTCCTCCAGATCGTGATCGCCCTCTCGCTGGCCACCACTCTGATCGGGATTTGGCTGCCGAGGAGCTTCATGGTGAGCTTCGTGAGGTCGATGAGCATCGCCTTCCAAGGTGTTTGGTTCATTGTCATGGGCTTCATGCTGTGGACTCCGAGCTTAATTCCCAAGGGATGCTTCATTAACTCGGAGGACGGGCACCAAGTGGTGAGATGCCACAGCGACGAGGCCCTCCACCGGGCCAAGTCTCTTGTGAACATCCAGTTCAGCTGGTACGTGGCAGCCATGGCAGTGTTCTCTATGCTGCTCTACTTGTTCTTGACCAAGAGGTACCCGGAGGCGCCGGAGTACCTGCCGTTGGTGAAGGAGGGTGGTCAAGAGGATGATGAGGACTTGGAATCCCAGAAGAGGCTTGGGGAGTCTGACAGCTTTGTTCATATGGGGAAGGGGATTGGAGCCATGGAGCTTGAGAGATAA